A genomic window from Micromonospora violae includes:
- a CDS encoding CaiB/BaiF CoA transferase family protein has translation MVQQSTGPLAGLLVADFSRILAGPYATMLLADLGAQVIKVESPGGDDTRTWMPPTRDGVSTYYLGINRNKRSVALDLKKPDDLAAAQELARRADVLIENFRPGGLARFGLDYGTVTTHNEKIVYASISGFGTGAGKDFPGYDLMVQAISGLMSLTGDPDGSPYRAGISVFDVMAGLHASIGILAALHHRGETGRGQHVEVNLLSSALSGLVNHSSGYVAGGTVPFRMGNAHPSLFPYEPLPTADGELIVIAGNDGQFRKLCQVLDLPGLPDDPRFGRNQDRTANREQLRPLLVERLAKRTKDEWFRDLLAAGVPCAPINTIDGGVALAQELGLDPVVTVDDVPGVRNPITFSDTPARYELPPPGLDEHGEEIRAWLKS, from the coding sequence ATGGTGCAACAGTCGACCGGCCCACTGGCCGGCCTCCTCGTCGCGGACTTCTCCCGGATCCTCGCCGGGCCGTACGCGACGATGCTCCTGGCCGACCTCGGCGCCCAGGTGATCAAAGTGGAGAGTCCCGGTGGTGACGACACCCGCACCTGGATGCCACCCACCCGCGACGGGGTCTCGACGTACTATCTCGGCATCAACCGCAACAAGCGGTCGGTGGCCCTGGACCTCAAGAAACCCGACGACCTGGCCGCCGCGCAGGAGCTGGCCCGCCGCGCCGACGTGCTGATCGAGAACTTCCGGCCCGGCGGCCTCGCCCGCTTCGGCCTCGACTACGGCACCGTCACCACCCACAACGAAAAGATCGTGTACGCGAGCATCAGCGGCTTCGGCACCGGCGCCGGTAAGGACTTCCCCGGCTACGACCTCATGGTGCAGGCCATCTCCGGCCTGATGAGCCTCACCGGCGACCCGGACGGGTCGCCGTACCGGGCCGGGATCTCCGTCTTCGACGTGATGGCCGGGCTGCACGCGAGCATCGGCATCCTCGCCGCGCTGCACCATCGCGGGGAGACCGGACGAGGTCAGCACGTGGAGGTCAACCTGCTCAGCTCGGCGCTGTCCGGGTTGGTCAACCACTCCAGCGGCTACGTCGCCGGTGGCACCGTCCCCTTCCGGATGGGCAACGCGCACCCCAGCCTCTTCCCGTACGAGCCACTGCCCACCGCCGACGGCGAGCTGATCGTCATCGCCGGCAACGACGGGCAGTTCCGCAAGCTCTGTCAGGTGCTCGACCTGCCCGGCCTGCCGGACGACCCGCGGTTCGGCCGTAACCAGGACCGCACCGCCAACCGCGAGCAGCTGCGACCGCTGCTGGTCGAACGACTCGCCAAGCGGACCAAGGACGAGTGGTTCCGGGACCTGCTCGCCGCGGGTGTCCCCTGCGCGCCGATCAACACCATCGACGGAGGTGTGGCGCTCGCCCAGGAGCTGGGGCTCGACCCGGTCGTCACCGTCGACGACGTGCCCGGCGTCCGCAACCCCATCACCTTCTCCGACACCCCGGCCCGGTACGAGCTGCCGCCGCCCGGGCTCGACGAACACGGCGAGGAGATCCGCGCGTGGCTGAAGAGCTGA
- a CDS encoding citryl-CoA lyase gives MAEELSFPTGIGTSDPTTISLLGQDLAADLMGTVGFGELAYWLVAGRRPTSGEVRVFEAVLVALADHGFTPTAIAARLTYLSAPESLQGALAAGLLGGGSRFLGVTEDCGRFLADTLAQAGEVTDYDAVALDAVTRAKRERRLVPGLGHPVHKEQDPRTPVLIRIATEEGLHGPHLRLFKAIGRVHPRVLGRTLPLNGAGVCGAALADLGLPVEMLRGFALLARAAGLLGHLAEERRRPLGMDIYRTVDRNAVYEP, from the coding sequence GTGGCTGAAGAGCTGAGCTTCCCCACCGGGATCGGCACGTCCGACCCGACCACCATCTCCCTGCTCGGGCAGGACCTGGCCGCCGACCTGATGGGCACGGTGGGCTTCGGCGAGCTGGCGTACTGGTTGGTCGCCGGCCGCCGCCCCACCTCCGGTGAGGTACGGGTCTTCGAGGCGGTGCTGGTGGCACTCGCCGACCACGGCTTCACCCCGACGGCCATCGCCGCCCGGCTGACGTACCTGTCCGCGCCCGAGTCGTTGCAGGGCGCGCTCGCCGCCGGCCTGCTCGGTGGCGGCTCGCGCTTCCTCGGTGTCACCGAGGACTGTGGACGGTTCCTCGCCGACACGCTCGCCCAGGCCGGCGAGGTGACCGACTACGACGCGGTGGCGCTCGACGCGGTCACCCGGGCCAAGCGGGAGCGCCGGCTGGTCCCCGGGCTCGGGCACCCCGTGCACAAGGAGCAGGACCCGCGCACGCCCGTGCTGATCCGGATCGCGACCGAGGAGGGCCTGCACGGCCCGCACCTGCGGCTGTTCAAGGCGATCGGACGCGTCCACCCGCGGGTGCTGGGCCGCACCCTGCCGCTCAACGGCGCCGGTGTCTGCGGCGCGGCCCTGGCCGACCTCGGGCTCCCCGTCGAGATGCTGCGCGGTTTCGCGCTGCTGGCCCGCGCGGCGGGGCTGCTCGGGCACCTCGCCGAGGAGCGCCGTCGGCCGCTCGGGATGGACATCTACCGCACCGTCGACCGCAACGCCGTCTACGAACCCTGA
- a CDS encoding extradiol ring-cleavage dioxygenase, which translates to MASIVAVIASTHHPFYYRASTATGEDRPPFADEWTRKILAFRETLTRARPDVLVMVGSDHFHQLWLDNMPQFLVGKAPFYDANWYNEEREFGLPRMLLKGQEDLSGHILRAGLDAGFDLAFSNELRIDHSITCPIITLRPEADLPIVPIYTNIFAPPLPQPKRFVQLGQSIREIVESWPSHLRVAVIGTGHLSLELGGPRQFGPHGPDPEFDQRAVGWIANGDLDECLREVTLDSLHSPGNATHGFMDFMLMMGVAGAGAKADYVDTLDLFHTMEAYFTWYPDGAPTA; encoded by the coding sequence ATGGCCTCCATCGTCGCGGTCATCGCCTCCACCCACCACCCCTTCTACTACCGGGCCAGCACAGCCACCGGCGAGGACCGACCACCGTTCGCCGACGAGTGGACCCGCAAGATCCTGGCCTTCCGGGAGACGTTGACCAGGGCCCGACCCGACGTGCTGGTGATGGTCGGATCCGACCACTTCCACCAGCTCTGGCTGGACAACATGCCGCAGTTCCTGGTCGGCAAGGCACCCTTCTACGACGCCAACTGGTACAACGAGGAGCGCGAGTTCGGGCTGCCCCGGATGCTGCTCAAGGGCCAGGAGGACCTGTCCGGGCACATCCTGCGGGCCGGGCTCGACGCCGGGTTCGACCTCGCGTTCAGCAACGAGCTCCGCATCGACCACAGCATCACCTGCCCGATCATCACGCTGCGGCCCGAGGCCGACCTGCCGATCGTGCCGATCTACACGAACATCTTCGCGCCGCCGCTGCCGCAGCCGAAGCGCTTCGTCCAGCTCGGCCAGAGCATCCGAGAGATCGTCGAGTCGTGGCCGTCGCATTTGCGGGTGGCGGTCATCGGCACCGGCCATCTCTCGCTGGAGCTGGGTGGGCCCCGGCAGTTCGGCCCTCACGGCCCGGACCCCGAGTTCGATCAGCGGGCCGTCGGGTGGATCGCCAACGGCGACCTGGACGAGTGCCTGCGCGAGGTCACCCTGGACAGCCTGCACTCACCGGGCAACGCCACCCACGGCTTCATGGACTTCATGCTGATGATGGGTGTGGCCGGTGCCGGCGCGAAGGCCGACTACGTCGACACCCTCGACCTGTTCCACACCATGGAGGCGTACTTCACCTGGTACCCGGACGGAGCGCCGACGGCATGA
- a CDS encoding quinone oxidoreductase family protein encodes MIRAALLHTYGAAPTIAERPAPVPADGEVTITVEAVPITPLDVLCASGTSYFGPPRTPYVPGVQGVGRLTDGSAVWFGTSAGMRAGVEGSMASTVAVPAVDVVALPTDVPLTVLAALGLSAVAAHAALTHAGGLAAGEQVVVLGAGGVVGQAAVQLALLGGARRVIAVARSASARARAEQFGASIAIPLLPDDDVASLADRLRHAADGPVDLVLDPVFGVPAAAALRVLRPGGRLVNLGSAAGATAPVESAVLRSGALRMIGYTNNGLSIDERAAALAVVAGHAAAGRLTVDHEIVPFDAVADAWARQDAGTAAGRIVLAL; translated from the coding sequence GTGATCCGCGCGGCCCTGCTCCACACCTACGGCGCCGCACCGACGATCGCCGAGCGGCCGGCACCCGTGCCGGCCGACGGTGAGGTGACGATCACCGTCGAGGCCGTGCCGATCACCCCGCTGGACGTGCTCTGCGCCAGCGGCACCAGCTACTTCGGCCCACCCAGGACCCCGTACGTGCCGGGTGTGCAGGGCGTCGGTCGGCTCACCGACGGCTCGGCGGTCTGGTTCGGTACGTCGGCCGGGATGCGGGCCGGTGTCGAGGGCAGCATGGCGAGCACGGTCGCGGTGCCCGCCGTCGACGTGGTGGCGCTGCCGACCGACGTACCGCTGACAGTGCTCGCGGCCCTGGGTCTCTCCGCGGTCGCCGCACACGCGGCGCTGACCCACGCCGGCGGCCTGGCGGCCGGCGAACAGGTCGTCGTGCTCGGGGCCGGGGGTGTGGTCGGCCAGGCCGCCGTTCAGCTCGCCCTGCTCGGCGGTGCCCGCCGCGTCATCGCCGTGGCCCGGTCGGCCTCGGCGCGGGCCCGTGCCGAGCAGTTCGGTGCCAGCATCGCCATCCCGCTGCTCCCCGACGACGATGTCGCGTCGTTGGCCGACCGGCTGCGGCACGCCGCCGACGGGCCGGTCGACCTCGTCCTCGACCCGGTCTTCGGTGTCCCGGCCGCGGCGGCGCTGCGGGTACTGCGCCCGGGTGGGCGGCTGGTCAACCTGGGCAGCGCGGCCGGCGCGACCGCGCCCGTCGAGTCCGCCGTGCTGCGCAGCGGCGCCCTGCGGATGATCGGCTACACCAACAACGGGTTGTCGATCGACGAGCGGGCCGCGGCGCTGGCCGTGGTGGCCGGGCACGCGGCGGCCGGCCGGCTCACCGTCGACCACGAGATCGTGCCGTTCGACGCCGTCGCGGACGCGTGGGCCCGGCAGGACGCCGGCACCGCCGCCGGCCGGATCGTCCTCGCGCTCTGA
- a CDS encoding aldehyde dehydrogenase family protein has translation MTPSTHTVTGHWIGGETVTGSAGTLPVVNPATGEVVAETPAGTAADVDRAVAAARAAFAAWSATTPQHRADVLRRLGAGLAARTEEIAQAITAEMGSPISMSRTAQVAFPAAVVESIAGLADDFAWTEEIGNSLIVREPIGVVGAITPWNFPLQQIVSKLAPALLAGNTMVFKPSENAPLTARILAETAAEAGVPAGVFNVVYGTGATVGEAISAHPDIDMISFTGSTRAGQRIASVAAATVKRVALELGGKGANIILDDADLPAAVERGLMMAFSNGGQVCGAWPRMLVPAARQDEVVALAVEAAKQYTVGDPGDEATRIGPLASETHRQKVLGYIERGIADGARLVVGGPERPAGLTVGAYVRPTIFADVDPASAIAQEEIFGPVLTIIPYADEDEAVAIANGTLYGLTSGVFGEPEHALAVARRLRVGQVDVNAGHWNPLAPFGGYKHSGNGREFGRMGLEEFLETKSIQR, from the coding sequence ATGACACCTTCCACTCACACCGTCACCGGCCACTGGATCGGTGGCGAGACCGTGACCGGCTCCGCCGGCACCCTTCCCGTCGTGAACCCGGCCACCGGCGAGGTCGTCGCCGAGACCCCGGCCGGCACCGCCGCCGACGTCGACCGCGCGGTGGCCGCCGCCCGAGCGGCCTTCGCGGCCTGGTCGGCGACCACCCCGCAGCACCGGGCTGACGTGCTGCGCCGCCTCGGCGCCGGCCTCGCCGCCCGCACCGAGGAGATCGCCCAGGCGATCACCGCCGAGATGGGCTCGCCGATCAGCATGTCCCGGACCGCGCAGGTCGCGTTCCCGGCCGCGGTGGTCGAGTCCATCGCCGGCCTGGCCGACGACTTCGCCTGGACCGAGGAGATCGGCAACTCGCTGATCGTCCGCGAGCCGATCGGCGTGGTCGGCGCGATCACGCCGTGGAACTTCCCGCTCCAGCAGATCGTGTCGAAGCTGGCGCCGGCCCTGCTCGCCGGTAACACGATGGTCTTCAAGCCGTCCGAGAACGCCCCGCTGACCGCGCGCATCCTCGCCGAGACCGCCGCCGAGGCGGGCGTACCGGCCGGTGTCTTCAACGTCGTGTACGGCACCGGCGCGACGGTCGGCGAGGCGATCTCCGCCCACCCGGACATCGACATGATCTCGTTCACCGGCTCCACCCGCGCCGGGCAGCGCATCGCCTCGGTGGCCGCGGCGACCGTCAAGCGGGTCGCGTTGGAGCTGGGTGGCAAGGGCGCGAACATCATCCTCGACGACGCCGACCTGCCCGCCGCGGTCGAGCGGGGCCTCATGATGGCGTTCAGCAACGGCGGTCAGGTCTGCGGCGCGTGGCCGCGGATGTTGGTGCCCGCCGCCCGTCAGGACGAGGTCGTGGCGTTGGCCGTCGAGGCGGCGAAGCAGTACACCGTCGGCGACCCGGGCGACGAGGCCACCCGGATCGGCCCGCTGGCGTCCGAGACCCACCGGCAGAAGGTCCTCGGCTACATCGAGCGCGGTATCGCCGACGGTGCCCGGCTCGTCGTCGGCGGCCCGGAGCGGCCCGCCGGGCTGACCGTCGGGGCCTACGTCCGGCCGACGATCTTCGCCGACGTCGACCCGGCCTCCGCGATCGCCCAGGAGGAGATCTTCGGCCCGGTGCTGACGATCATCCCCTACGCCGACGAGGACGAGGCCGTGGCCATCGCCAACGGCACGCTGTACGGCCTGACCAGCGGCGTCTTCGGTGAGCCGGAGCACGCCCTCGCCGTCGCCCGGCGGCTGCGCGTGGGCCAGGTCGACGTGAACGCCGGCCACTGGAACCCGCTCGCCCCGTTCGGCGGCTACAAGCACT